TCCTATCTCCTCTAAAGTCCTATCGCTTTCATCAGGCATCAGACCAAATCTCATTCTAATAACGGCTTTTTCCCTTTCGTTTAATTGATCCAAGACATCTTCTATTTGATGTTTTAAATCCTCTTTAAGAATTGCCTCAAGAGGATTTACGGTACTTTTATCCTCTATAAAATCACCAAACTTACCGTCCTCGTCACTTCCTATAGGAGCTTCAAGACTTATAGGCTCTTTGGTTATTTTAATAACGTTTTTGACTTTATCTACACTTAATCCCACCTCTTTGGCTATAGTTTCTACATCAGGCTCTTTTCCAGTCTCTTGTAGATGTTTTCTTATTATTTTGTTAATTCTGTTTATAGTTTCAATCATATGGATAGGTATTCTTATAGTTCTTGCCTGATCCGCAATCGCTCTAGATATTGCCTGTCTTATCCACCATGTAGCATAAGTAGAAAATTTATATCCCTTTTTGTATTCAAATTTATCAACTGCTTTCATCAAACCAATATTTCCCTCTTGGATCAGATCCAAAAACGGCAATCCTCTATTGGTATATCTTTTAGCGATGGAAACCACAAGTCTTAAGTTTGATTTGGCCATTCTGGTTTTGGCCTCTTCACTTATCTTTTTTCCTCTTTTAATCTGTTCTAATATTTCTTGAAGCTTTTCAGGTTCAAGGTTAAAACCTTTTTTACTTGCCTCTTTAGCTAAAAATAGCTTTTTAATATCCATATATGTGCTCACCATGGTTGCTTCAGGTACGGCTGCGGCAATATCTTCTTTACTCATATTTGTTATATTTTTCAAAATCTTTCTATGGTTTTCTCTTAGATGTTCGTTAAATAGAGGCAATTTATACTCTAATCTTTTTAGCTCTTTTTCAAATCCTTCGTCACTTTTTAGAGCCGTTTCTATAGATTTTACAAGTTCATTTATGAGTTTACTAGTAGGGCCTAGTTCCATCAGTTTTTCTTTTAAGATCTTTTTTTTGTACGTTAAAAGTAATTGGTGATATAACTTCTCCTCATCGCTTGCATCTTTCGGAACTTCTTTGTCTCTAACTTTTAACCAATCCTTTTTTGCTTTTTCTAAAGCTTTGAAGGCTTCTATAACCTTTTTTTCTCTCTTGGTTCTTTTACTATTTTGTTTATCTTCTGCGCTTTCATCACTATCTTCGTTTTCATCTTCTTCCTCAAAACTTTTAAATAGCTCTTTTACTCTTCTTTCTCTGTTGATTAAAGGTTCTTTATAATCAAGTATAAAATCTATTAAATAAGGGATTGAACATATAGCGTCTAGTATAATATCTTCGCCAATTTCTATCTTTTTTGATAGTTCAATCTCTTCCTCTTTTGTAAGAAGAGGAATCTGTCCCATCTCTCTTAAATACATTCTAACCGGACTATCGCTTCTGCTCCATTCAAGAAGCTCTTTTTCTTTCATAAGATCGAACTCTTCCGCTAGCTCTTCTTCCGATAGACTCTTTTTTGCTTCCTCTTTTTTTTCTTTTTCTTCAATATTTAAAAGTTTCGCCGCTTCAGCAGATGTGATAAGCTTTACGTTATATTTGTCAGTTAAAGACTTAACTTTTTTTGCTTGAGCCAAAGTAGGCTGTTTATCGAAAGCTTCCACAACCTTTTCATATGTCAAATTGGAGTTTTTGTGCTCTTCAAAAAGCTCTTCAAGTTTTTTATTTAGGTTTTTTGTTTTGGAAGTAGTTGTTTTAGTAGCAGCCATATTGAGTTTGCTCCTTATAAAATTTGTCTAATGCCCAAATCTTGCCCGATTATACACAAAAATATTTAAAAAATAATTAATAATTTTAATTATATTAAACTTACTTGAATGAAAGTTTTATTTTTTTTCAATTTTTGGTAAAATCACTTAAATTTTTTAAGGCTGGAAGGAATTTGATATGAATATTATAACAGGTAAGGTTTGGAAATTTGGTGACAATATAGATACCGATCTTATCATAGCTGCACGATATCTTACAACTTCGGATCCCCATGAACTTGCAAAACATGTTATGGAAGACGCAGATCCTGAGTTTGCAAAAAAAATGAATCCTGGTGATATTATTGTGGCGGGAGAAAATTTTGGTTGCGGAAGTAGCCGAGAGCATGCCCCAATAGCTTTGAAGGCTGCAGGAGTAGCTGCAGTGGTAGCAAAAAGTTTTGCAAGAATATTTTATAGAAACGCATTTAATATGGGATTGCCGATTTTTGAGTTAAAAGATTCCGATAAGATAAATGAAGGAGATTTGATCTCAATCGATATGGATAAAGGAATCATCAAAGATGTCAATAAAAATATAGAGTATAAATTCTCTCCTATACCGCCTTTTATGCAAGAACTTCTTGCTTGTGGCGGTCTTATAAATTATGCAAAAGCGGAGATGTTAAAAAAGGGTGAGTAGTTAACTGATTGAGTTGTTTGCTTATTGTTATCGAATAACCTTTTTAACTAAAACTATGGAGGAAAGATGAGAAAATACAAAATAGCCGTTATCAAAGGTGACGGTATAGGTCCCGAGATTGTAGATGAAGCTATAAAAGTACTAGATGCCGTAAGTGTGAAAGAGGGTTTTGAGCTCTCTTACAAAGAGTATCTGATGGGTGGGGCCGCTTACGACGTTTTTGGTGATCCTCTACCGGAAGAGACTGTAGAGGGGGCTAAAAATGCTGATGCTATACTTTTTGGAGCTATCGGCGGTGAGAAATGGGACAGTTTACCTAGAGACAAAAGACCCGAAACCGGGCTTTTGAAACTTAGGAAAGCTCTTGGCGTATATGCAAATTTAAGACCTGTTACCGTATATGACGAACTTATCAATGCAAGTACTTTAAAACCGGAAGTTATAAAAGGTGTGGACCTTTTAGTGGTGAGAGAACTAATAGGCGGTATATACTTTGGTCAGCCAAGAGCGTTTGAGGAGGATAGAGCTTATAACACGATGGTTTATACTAAAGCAGAGATTGAAAGAATCGCAAAGATCGCTTTTGAGATAGCTCAAAAAAGAAGGCTCAAAGTTACATCTGTAGATAAAGCTAATGTGCTAGAAGTGAGTCAGCTTTGGAGAGAGACCGTAGAAGAGGTTGCTAAAGATTATCCTGAAGTTACGCTAGAACATATGTATGTAGATAATGCGGCTATGCAACTAGTTCGCGATCCGAAACAGTTTGACGTTATCTTAACCGGAAATATTTTCGGTGATATTTTAAGCGATGAAGCTAGTATGTTAAGCGGTTCTATCGGTCTTTTGCCAAGTGCTTCGGTGGGCGATAAACACGGACTTTATGAGCCTATTCATGGAAGCGCACCGGATATAGCCGGACAGGGTATTGCAAACCCTATAGCTACGATTGCTAGCGCTAGTATGATGTTAAGATATCAAGTTGGAGAAGATAAAGCGGCAGATAGAATAGATAGAGCTATAAAGAGAGTTTTGAAAGAGGGTTACAGAACAAAAGATTTAAGCGGTTTTGACGCCAAAGAGATAGTTACCACAAACGAGATGGGCTCGCTAATAGCGCAATATGCTTCCGAAGATTAAAAACGGGGAGCTTTTCCCCGATTATGAAACATTTCTTCCAAAAAATCTTCAAAAAGAGATTGGTTTTTTAAAAGATTTCTTCAAACCTTATACGGATAGAGTCTATCTTGTAGGCGGTGCTGTTAGAGATATGATAAGAAAAAGATATCATAAAGAAAATATAGAGATTGTTGATCTAGATATTGAGGTATATGGAGTTGATAAAACTTTTTTCGAATCTCTTATGCAAAAACTAAATGCTAAAGGGGTCGGCAAGTCGTTTTTCGTATATAAATATAAAGAAAACATTGATATATCTCTTCCTAGGGTTGAAAGTAAAATCGGCAAAGGGCATAAAGGTTTCAAAGTGGAGCTTGCTAAAAGCGAGAAAGAGGCTTCTAGGAGGCGTGATTTTAAGATGAACGCTTTGATGTTAAATATATTTGATGGAAAGATTTTGGATTTTTGGGGAGGAATTGAGGATATATTTAAAAAAAGAATATCCATTATCGATGAAGAAAAATTCAAAGAAGATAGCCTAAGAGTCTTAAGAGCTATGCAGTTTAGCGCTAGATTTGGCTATAAGATAGAGAAAAAATCTTGTGAAATTATGAAAGATATAGAGCTAAATGATCTCAGCAGCGAGAGGATTTTTTGGGAATTTGAGAAGATGTTCAAAGCTAAAAATCTCCATTTTGGCCTCTATTATCTTTTAGTTTTAGGCATTTTTAAAAAGATTTTTAATCTAGAACCAAATAGAGATTTTTTTTTCAGAACTGCTTTTGAACTTGCCAAAAATCGACATCTTTTTGAAAAAGAGATCTATAAGTTCTATTTTTTATATATTATTGGAAAAAATCTTCATAAAAACTTTTTCTATTTTTTGGATATTTTAAAAACCCCTAATGAGTATTATAAAATCTTTAAAAGACAAAAACATTTGCCAAGAAGCAGAAGTGATCGTTTTTTGGTTGCACTTTCGATAATTTATCCTCTAAAAAACTGGTTAGGAAATTATAAAGAAGATGTTAAAATTAGAGCGAAAAAATTAGGTTTTTGGGATAGAAGTTTTGATGGTGGAATATATCCTAAAGAGCTTTTAAAAAAAGGATTTATCGGTAAAGAGCTAGGGACTGAGCTAAAAAGAAGAAGACTTGATATGATAAGAAAAAATTTCAAAGGAAAAGAATGAGAAACTATAGAGTTTTGATAGATTGCAAAGATGAGAAAGGACTAGTTTTTAAAGTTTCTAAAATATTTTTTGAAAATAGTTTAAATATTGAAAAAAATGACGAGTTCGTCGATAAAACAAACGGAAAATTTTTTATGAGAAGCGAAGTAAGCGGCAAAATAGATAAAAACCTTCTTGAAAACTCTTTAAAAGAGGCGTTGCCGGCTGAGGCTAACATAAAGGTAATTGAGCCTAGAAGAAAAAAGATTGTTTTAATGGCGACTAAAGAATCGCATGTCTTAGGAGATATTCTTATCCGCCATTATGATGGGGAATTAGAAGCGGATATCGTTGCTGTTATATCAAATTATGATATTTTAAGACCTCTTGTTGAGAAGTTTGGAATCGACTATTTTCACGTTCCCGTAGAGACACTTCAAAGAAGTGAGCACGAAGAGAAAATTTTGGCACTTCTTGAGATGTTTGAAAAGATAGATTATATAGTATTGGCAAAATATATGAGGATTTTAACGCCAGATTTCGTTCAAAAATATGAAAACAAAATCATCAATATCCACCACTCTTTTTTGCCGGCTTTTATAGGAGCCAATCCTTACAAACAAGCGTATGATAGGGGTGTTAAGATTATAGGGGCTACGGCGCATTTTGTAAACAATAATCTTGATGAAGGACCTATTATAGCTCAAGACGTGATACACGTAGATCACACATATTCCTGGCAGGATATGAGAAATGCTGGTAGAGACGTTGAAAAAGTGGTTCTTGCCAAAGCGTTGAAACTTGCTTTAGAAGATAGAATTTTCGTATATGCGAACAAGACGGTAATATTTTAGTAGTCCGAAATCTAAAATGTTTAACATAGTTTTAGTAAATCCTCAAATCCCGCCAAATACCGGAAATATAGGTAGACTTTGTGTTAATACTAACTCAACTTTGCATTTAGTAAAGCCCTTAGGATTTGATATAAGCGAAAAAGCGGTTAAAAGGGCAGGGTTGGACTACTGGGAAAAGCTTGATTTGGTTATTTGGGAGAGTTTAGAAGAGTTTTATAAAGAGAATAAAAAGTATCTTGATAGATTTTTTTTCGCAACTACCAAATCGAAAAAGCCGTATTTTGAGGTTACTTTTAAACCCGGAGATTTTTTAATATTTGGTAGCGAAACCAAAGGTCTTCCTATGGAGTTTATGCGAAAAAATTGGCAAAACGCAATTACTATTCCAATGTGCGAAAACGGAAGAAGTTTAAATCTTTCTGTTAGTGTTGGAATTATTTTATACGAAGCGATAAAACAAAATATTGATAGTTTTTGTGGACATTAGATATTGACGAGGAGGTGAGTATGATGAGTGGGATGATATTTGGAATTGGGAATTAGGAATTGGGAAATTGAATTTTTAATTAAATAGTTTAGTAGGACTATTAGTTATAAAGCAACTTAACTATTTTAACCAATTTCCAATTCCCAATTCCTAATTCCCAATAAACCAAAGGTTTTATATGAAAGAGATTATAGATACTATTGTTGTTATTTTATTTGTTTTATTTATGGTGTGGTTGATAGTTGGTTATCATCACCAAAAAGGACACCATAAAAGAGGAGAGGATGAAGATTGAAATGTATTACAAAATGTGATACAATTTTAAAAAAAAGGATATATAATATGCTTTGTATTAGAGTTGATAAAGAGCTTGAACAGAAGATAGAGACTTTTTCTAAAGAGTTTAATATCACAAAATCAAAGCTTGTAAAAGAGGCTATTAAAGAGTATCTATCTAAAAAAACCCCATATGAGCTGGGGAAAAAATATTTTGGAAAGTATGGAAGCGGCGAAAAAGATTTATCAACAACATACAAATCGAAAATAAAAGAAAAAATATATGGAAAAAATCATAATAGATAGCGGCACAATTATTGCTCTTTTTGATAAAAATGATAAGTTTCATAAAAAAGTTTTGGACTTTTTAAAGGATTTCAAAGGAAAACTCTATTCTACATGGCCCGTCATTACGGAAGTTTCCCATATTTTAGATTTTAATTTGCAAGTGCAGATAGATTTTTTAAAATGGGTTAGCATTGGAGGGATAGAGATCGTCAGTTTAGATAATGAAGATTTAATAAATATTATAAATTATATGGAGAAATATCTTGATGTTCCTATGGATTTGGCAGACTCCTCTTTGATTGTGTTATCAAATAAATTAAATATCGACAAAATTCTAACTATTGATAGAGATTTTTATATTTATAGAAACAGTAAGAAAATTCATCTTGTAAACGTTTTAGAACAATGTAAAGGATAGATATGTTAAAACCGCTTTTAATAGAGATTGGTGTCGAGGAACTTCCTGCACTACCTTTTTTAAAAGAGCTTCCAAATATCGAAAAAAAGTGGGAGAAAATTTTAGAAGAGAACTCTTTAGTTTGCGAATTTGAGTTTTTTTACACTCCAAGAAGGTTGGTTCTGTGGCATCCTAAATTTCCCGTAAAACAGCCAGATTTCGAAGAGGAGCTTTATGGCGCCCCCATTGAGATAGCCTTTAAAGACTCTGAACCTACCAAAGCGGCTTTAAGTTTTGCTAAAAAGTGCGGTGTTGATGTTGCGAGTTTGGGTCGAGCCCAAAAAGGAAACAAAGAGGTTTTGTACTATAAAAGGACTATTAAAGGAAAAGAGGCCAAAGAGCTTTTTGAAGATATGATAGTAAAGTGGCTTAAATCCCTAAATTTCGGAAAAGCTATGAGATGGGGAAGCCTTAAAGAGGAGTTCATAAGGCCTATTAGATGGGCTATAGTAAATCTGGAAAAAGAGTTCTTCGAATATAAAATATACGGTATAAACTCTTCAAACTTCACATACAGCCATAGATCGGTTACGATGGATAAGATAGAACTAAAAGACGCAAAAGATTATTTTGAAAAGCTTGAAAAAAACGGGGTAATTCTCTATCAAGATAAAAGATACGAAAAGATTTTACAAGAGTTTGAAGAACTTGAGAAAAATGAGAGTATCCATATAGAAAAAGATGAAGAGCTTTTAGATGAGGTTGTTGCTATTACCGAGTATCCTACCGCTTTAAAAGGCGAATTTGAGGAGCAATTTTTAGAGCTTCCTCCAGAAGTTATCATCACTAGTATGAAAGGGCATCAAAGATATTTTCCGATATTTAAAAACGGTTCTTTATATAACGGTTTTGTTGTAGTTTCTAATGCTAAAACCGATGATTTTTCGCTAGTTGTAAAAGGAAATGAGAGAGTTTTGAGAGCCAGACTATCAGACGCTCTTTTCTTTTGGGAAAACGATCTTAAAAAAGGACTCGACCCTGAAGGATTGAAAGATGTTACGTTTATGGATGAGCTCGGCTCTTTATTTGACAAAGAGTTAAGAGAGCTAAAAGTTGCTCTAACTCTTTTTGAAAAGTACAAAAATAGACTTATTGAACAAACCTCTTTGAACGAAGGTGAGCTAAAAGCCCTAATAGAAAGAGCGGTTATGCTCTCAAAAGCCGATCTACTGACGGAAATGGTTTATGAATTTACTGAACTTCAGGGGGTTATGGGGTATTATTATGCTCTAAAGCAAAAAGAGGATGAGTTAGTTGCTTTGGCTATTAAAGAGCAGTATTATCCTAAGGGAGAAGATAGCGAGCTTCCTACAACTTTGTTTACTTCATTGATATCTATATCTGTTAAATTAGACACGCTGATGGCTCTATTTAGTATAGGAAAGATTCCAACAGGTTCACGAGATCCTTTCGCTCTTAGAAGAGCAGCTTTGGGTATTATTAAGATTGTTCTAGCTGAAGAGATCCCTTTTGACGTCTCAAAAATTTTTGAAGAGTTAAAAGATGAGTATAAAGAGTTTGATACCAAAATATTGGAAGAGTTTTTTATAGAGAGGATATATCACTCTTTCGATGTGAATCCTTCCGTCGTAAAAGCCGTAATAGGGAGCGGAGAGAGAGATATTTTAGAGATTGCCAAAAAGATAGAGGCTTTAAAAAGCATAGTTGAGAGTGATGATTTCAAAGAGATTTTTACCACTTTTAAAAGAGTTGCGAATATCGTAAAAGATGTAGATATTGAAAAAGAGACAACAGTTAAAGAGACTCTTTTTGAAAGCAAATATGAACATGAGCTTTGGGATAGTTTTAATGAAATTTTGAAAAAAGATTATGATAGATATGAGTCTAAACTAGATGCTCTTTTTGGATTAAAACCGGTTATTGACAGATTTTTTGATCACGTTTTAGTAAACGTAGATGAGGAAAAGATAAAAAACAATCGAAAAAATCTAATCGCCTCAATCTATAAAGAGTTTAAAAAGATAGCTGATATCAAGGAGATATCGATTTAAATTTACTTAATTAGAGGTTGTTGTGATTTATGATTTTATAGTCATTGGAGCCGGTAGTGCTGGTGCTCATACCGCTTACTTTTTGAAAAAAGGCGGAGCCAAAGTTTTAGTATTGGAACAAAATGAAATAGCAAGCGGAGGTAGCGGAGCCGCCGGTGCTTTTATATCTCCTAGACTAGGGCGTGGAGGCCCTCTTCAAAAAGTTACCAACGAAGCTTTCAGATTTAGCGTAGATTTTTATAAAAAAAATTTCTCGCACCTTTTTCATCAAACGGGTATATTAAGAGTTCCAAAAGATGATGAGGATGCTAAAAAATTTGAAGAGTATAAAAAGTTTTTAGACGTAGAGCATACTATACTCTCTTCTGATGAGATAGAGGATTTAAAAGATTATGCAAAAAAATTTGGAGGTATCTTTTTTAAAGATGGAGGCGTAATAAATGCTAAAAATCTTTGTGAAGAGCTCTTAAAAGATATCGATGTAAAATGCGCTATCTTGGTAAAAGAGTTGAAAAAAGAGGATAATTTTTTTAATGTGGAAGGATTTAAAGGTAAAAGTGTAATCTTAGCTACCGGAGCTTGGGACGAACTTTTAAATGAGAGTTATATCAAGATTGGCAAAGTAGCCGGGATCAGGTTTGACGTTAAAAGCTCTTTAAATCTCCCATACTCGGTGCATAAAAAGATATCCATATCGAAGAAAATAGAAGATAAAATCGTTATAGGCGCAACCCATAAAAGATTGGAAAATATAAATCAAAACTTTTGTAGGCCTGATGGCTCTTTACTGCAAGAGGCAAAGAAAATGGCGGAATTTGAAGAGATAGAACTTTTGCAGATGTATTGCGGTGTAAGATCTAGCGTTAATGATCATCTACCTATCGTAGGAGAGTTGATAGATTTAAAAGAGGCGTTAAAACTTTTTAAAGGTGTGAAAAAAAAGCCGAAAAAAAGTGAGTTACCGAGAGAAAAAGGAGTTTATATTATAAATGGATTTGGAGGTAGAGGTTTTGTTTTTGGTCCCTACTTGGCTAAAATATTATCAGATTTTATAATTAACTCTAAAGAGATAGATGAAAGGGTCGATATGGACAGATATTTTTACAGATTTTTAAAGAGGCTTAAATGAAAGCTATAGTTCTTTTAAATATGGGCGGTCCAAATAGTTTGGAAGAGGTAGAACTATTTTTAAAAAATATGTTTAACGATCCAAATATATTACCGATCAAAAATGAGCTTTTAAGAAAATTGGTAGCTTTTATGATAACATTTTCTAGAAAAAAAGAGGCTAGAACAAACTATGAAAAACTTGGAGGAAAAAGTCCTTTAAACCTTTATACGAAGAAGCTTATCGAAAAACTTTCAAAGTATCTGCCACAACTTTATATAACGGCTGCTATGAGATATACTCCTCCCTTTGCCAAAGAGGCTATAAAAGAGCTTATATCAAGAGGTGTAGATGAAGTTTTCTTGATCCCCTTGTATCCTCAATATTCGAAAACTACAGTTAAATCCTCATTAGAGGATTTTTACAATACCGCAAAAGGTTACGGTTTTCACGCTAGATTTCACGATATCTCAAATTTTTACAAAAATAGACTCTATAATGAAGCTATTATAGAGAAGATTGAAGAGACTTTAAAAGATGATGAAGCAAATGAGTTTGATCTGATCTTTTCGGCTCACTCTCTACCAAAAAAGATTATCAAAAGCGGTGATCCTTACCAATTTGAAGTAGAAGAGCATGTAAATATTTTAAAAGAGATGTTAAAAGAGAAGGGAGTCAAATTTAAAAATGTACATCTAGCCTATCAGTCAAAATTGGGACCGGTTCAATGGTTAGAGCCTTCACTAGAAGATAAGTTAAAAGAGTTGGATAACAAAAAAGTGATTATTTATCCTATTTCATTTATACTAGACAACAGCGAAACGCTTTTTGAGCTTCATATAGAATACGCCCATATTGCAAAAGAGTTGGGATTTGAAGATTATAGAGTGGCTGAATGCGTAAATGATAGCGATAAGTTTTGTGAGGCTTTGGTAGATATATATAAAGGGATGCGATGATAAAAAAGAGACTCTTTTTTGAACCTGAAATTAAAAAGGACGGTTTGGCAAAGATTGAGGAAGCTTATGAAAAGATAATAAAAGAGATGAAAGAAGGTATTTCGGGATATTACGATCTTCCCGTAAATCAAGATAGCATTGTTGAAGAAATTTACGATTTTATCTCAAAAAATCATTATTTATCAAATAATCTTATAAAAGATCTGGTAGTTATCGGTATAGGCGGATCTTCGCTTGGAACTAGAGCTATAGATACTCTTTTGAAATTTAGCCATAACAGAAATATCGTAAATATACATTTTTTAGAAAATTTAGATCCACTTTATCTAACAAACAGTATCAAAAAGATAGATCTAAGTAGAGCTTTCATAGTAGTTATATCAAAATCTGGAACGACTATAGAGACTATCTCTATAACAAAGTATATCTTCTCATTGATGCAAGATCCTATAAAGGGACTTGATCTTGAACATAAAATAGCCGTTATAACCGATAAAGACTCTCCTTTGGATAGACTTGCAGTTGAGAGGGGCTGGAAAACGTTTCATATACCAAAAAATGTAGGCGGAAGATTTTCGGTTTTGTGTCCCGTAGGACTTTTCCCCTTAGCTGTTTTGGGGTATGACGTTAGAGAGCTTTTAGAGGGTGCAAAAATAATGAGGGATGAGTTTTTAACACAAGGTACAAAACTTTTAATGTTTAAAAAAGCTTACTATTATTACAAAAATAGAAAAAAGAAAAATATAAATATTCTTTTTTCTTACTCTTCTATGTTTGAAGCGTTTAACAAGTGGTATATACAGCTTTGGGGAGAGAGTCTTGGCAAAAAAAGAAAAGATACAGAAAGAGTTGGACTTACACCTATAGGTCTTATAGGCTCCATCGATCAGCACTCCTTTTTGCAACTAATAGTTGAAGGACCAAAAGATAAAACGGTAACCTTTTTAAAGCTTAAAAACTTTGAACTACCTATTACAGTGCCTCATATCTCTTTGCCATATCTCGAAACTACCGATTTTGTAAATGGCAGAAGATTTCAAACTATTATCAATACTCAGTGCGATGCAACTATGGAGTCCATAATGGAGGCTGATGTTCCAGTTGATCTTATTGAGATAAACGAACTTAACGAAAATAGTGCCGGATATTTGATCTACTACTTTGAGTTGCTAACTTCTGCGGTGGGAACAATGCTTGATATTGATACTTACAATCAGCCGGGAGTAGAAAAAGGAAAGCAAAAGCTAAAAATTAAATTATCGAAGTAGTTGTATTTTAGTCGT
This Nitrosophilus labii DNA region includes the following protein-coding sequences:
- the hemH gene encoding ferrochelatase, which codes for MKAIVLLNMGGPNSLEEVELFLKNMFNDPNILPIKNELLRKLVAFMITFSRKKEARTNYEKLGGKSPLNLYTKKLIEKLSKYLPQLYITAAMRYTPPFAKEAIKELISRGVDEVFLIPLYPQYSKTTVKSSLEDFYNTAKGYGFHARFHDISNFYKNRLYNEAIIEKIEETLKDDEANEFDLIFSAHSLPKKIIKSGDPYQFEVEEHVNILKEMLKEKGVKFKNVHLAYQSKLGPVQWLEPSLEDKLKELDNKKVIIYPISFILDNSETLFELHIEYAHIAKELGFEDYRVAECVNDSDKFCEALVDIYKGMR
- a CDS encoding NAD(P)/FAD-dependent oxidoreductase; translated protein: MIYDFIVIGAGSAGAHTAYFLKKGGAKVLVLEQNEIASGGSGAAGAFISPRLGRGGPLQKVTNEAFRFSVDFYKKNFSHLFHQTGILRVPKDDEDAKKFEEYKKFLDVEHTILSSDEIEDLKDYAKKFGGIFFKDGGVINAKNLCEELLKDIDVKCAILVKELKKEDNFFNVEGFKGKSVILATGAWDELLNESYIKIGKVAGIRFDVKSSLNLPYSVHKKISISKKIEDKIVIGATHKRLENINQNFCRPDGSLLQEAKKMAEFEEIELLQMYCGVRSSVNDHLPIVGELIDLKEALKLFKGVKKKPKKSELPREKGVYIINGFGGRGFVFGPYLAKILSDFIINSKEIDERVDMDRYFYRFLKRLK
- a CDS encoding glucose-6-phosphate isomerase, encoding MIKKRLFFEPEIKKDGLAKIEEAYEKIIKEMKEGISGYYDLPVNQDSIVEEIYDFISKNHYLSNNLIKDLVVIGIGGSSLGTRAIDTLLKFSHNRNIVNIHFLENLDPLYLTNSIKKIDLSRAFIVVISKSGTTIETISITKYIFSLMQDPIKGLDLEHKIAVITDKDSPLDRLAVERGWKTFHIPKNVGGRFSVLCPVGLFPLAVLGYDVRELLEGAKIMRDEFLTQGTKLLMFKKAYYYYKNRKKKNINILFSYSSMFEAFNKWYIQLWGESLGKKRKDTERVGLTPIGLIGSIDQHSFLQLIVEGPKDKTVTFLKLKNFELPITVPHISLPYLETTDFVNGRRFQTIINTQCDATMESIMEADVPVDLIEINELNENSAGYLIYYFELLTSAVGTMLDIDTYNQPGVEKGKQKLKIKLSK